The sequence GGGATCCTGCCCGTGGCGATGGAGGCGGTCCGGTTCGACGGGAACACGTGGGGCTATCCGATCTCGGTCGAGGCGGCGACGCTGATCTACAACCGCGACCTGATCGAGACGCCCCCGGCGAGCTTCGAGGAGATCGCCGGTCTCGACATAGAGGGGCAGAAGATCCTCTGGGACTACAACAACACCTATTTCACCATGCCGATGCTGATGGCGGGCGGCGGCTACGCCTTCCAGAAGGTCGACGGCAGCTATGACGGGTCCGAGACCGGGGTGAACACCGATGGTGCGATCGCCGGGGCGCAGGTGCTCAAGTCGCTTTTCGATGACGGGGTGATGCCGCAGGGCGTGGATTACGGCGTCATGGACGGTGCGATGAACAACGGCGAAGTGGCCATGGTGCTCAACGGGCCGTGGGCCTGGGGCGGCTTCAAGGACTCCGGCATCGACTTCGCTGTCGCCCCGATCCCGACCGTGGCGGGCGAGACCGCGCCGCCCTTCCTCGGCGTGCTCGCACTTGGGGTGAACGCGGCGACGCCGAACGCGGACCTCGCGGTCGAGTTGATCGAGAACTACCTTGCCACGGACGAGGGGCTGGCGGTCTGGAACCAGAACGACGCGCTGGGCGCGCTGGCGGACATGTCGGCGGCCGAGGCGCAGGAGGATCCGCTCGTCTCCGGCATGCTGGAGGTCGCCGCCGATGGCGTGCCGATGCCTTCGAACCCCGAGATGGGGGCGTTCTGGGCCGCTATGGCGCCTGCGCTCACCAACATCACCTCCGGCACCGCGACGCCGGAGGATGCGCTGAACGACGCCGCCGCCCGGATCCTGGGCGAGTGACGCGGACGGGGCGGCGGCCCTCCCGCCGCTGCGCCGGCTCGTGATGCGGAGGGGCGCATGACGATCACCACGGAGGCCACGGTGGAGGAGGGCTCGCCGCTGCCGCGCCTGCTCGTCGTGGGGGCGGTGACGCTGGTGCTGCTGGCGGCGGCGTTCTACCTCTACCTCCTGGCGCAGCCCCTGTTCGGGGCGATCCTGCTGGCGCTCGCCATGGGCTTTGCCGTGATCTTCGGCGCGCAGCGGTTCTACGGCCCGCGTTTCATCTTCCCGGGCGTGGCGGCGGTGCTGATCTTCATCGCGTTTCCGGTGCTCTACACCGTCTATATCGGCTTCACGAACTACTCCTCCTTCAACCTGCTGAGCTACGAGCGGACGGTGGAGGTTCTGACCTCCCGCGGCTCGATCGACCCGGCGACGGAGCAGCCTTTCGCGGTGGCGCGGGATGGCGACGCCTATCGCGTGTGGCTGCCGGAGGCGGGGCTGTTGTCGGAGCCGGTGGAGCTGGCGGGCGAGCAGACCGCGGCGCTTAGCGAGGCCGACGCACCCGCCGAGCTGTTGGAGCGGCGGGAGGCGGTGCGGCTGCGCGGCGGCCTTCAGGAGCTGACGCTCACCACCCCCGACGGCGCGGAACTCCGCAATGCAGGTCTGCGCACCTTCGCCACCGTGACGCCCGACTACACCCGAACCGGGCCGGACGAGCTGAC is a genomic window of Pontivivens ytuae containing:
- the malE gene encoding maltose/maltodextrin ABC transporter substrate-binding protein MalE, whose amino-acid sequence is MTKALSLSALLLVTALPAAAFDDDTLTIWTGANRDRDALLEATAAFTEDLGIEVVVEVVDPDLPQKFQQAAATGDGPDIVMWAHDRFGEWASGGLIQPVAPGAAWADGILPVAMEAVRFDGNTWGYPISVEAATLIYNRDLIETPPASFEEIAGLDIEGQKILWDYNNTYFTMPMLMAGGGYAFQKVDGSYDGSETGVNTDGAIAGAQVLKSLFDDGVMPQGVDYGVMDGAMNNGEVAMVLNGPWAWGGFKDSGIDFAVAPIPTVAGETAPPFLGVLALGVNAATPNADLAVELIENYLATDEGLAVWNQNDALGALADMSAAEAQEDPLVSGMLEVAADGVPMPSNPEMGAFWAAMAPALTNITSGTATPEDALNDAAARILGE